From a region of the Apibacter sp. B3706 genome:
- the mfd gene encoding transcription-repair coupling factor encodes MKTNSIIHSIFPLLKKSILDSEVSIFLEEKSIIKLSVLGAAGSYLNIYSSYLYNSLKKTVLLLFSDKEEAAYALNEIEDIFGKDTVLFYPTSHLTPYQIEEVQNANVVLRTEVINSITQMQNPKIIITYADALSEKIITKSELHSISFKIKTGEKIDADFLNETLFSFHFKRTDFVTQPGEFSVRGGIVDVFSYSDEKPYRIGLFGNEVETIRKFNIDTQLSEEKVDEFMIVPNIDHSHRETMKVSFLDYLPSDTIFISKDFSLTLANIEKKFSKAEEVYATLSQNIKRSEPKELYIQSHELISKIVQNSFIEFSSIPYFNEFKTVRLDQTEQPSFHKQFDLLGQDLLEKEKSHYKNYIAFQSEKQESRLQDIFSEIEKEVPFIGFHANVSKGFIDHNSKFLIYTDHQIFERYHRYNLRNSFSKSESLTLKELTDLKVGDYVTHIDHGIGKFMGLVKIKNDDKLQETIKLVYKNNDILYVNIHSLHKISKFSGKEGAEVTLNQLGSAAWKNLKNKAKRKVKEVAFDLIKLYADRKTKKGFSFSPDGYLQNELEASFMYEDTPDQEKATQDVKSDMEKPIAMDRLICGDVGFGKTEIAIRAAFKAATDGKQSAIMVPTTILALQHYKTFMSRLKDFPVRIEYLNRFKTAGQKKEIIKSLADGKIDIIIGTHQLIGKDVVFKDLGLLIIDEEHKFGVSVKDKLKTLKTTVDTLTLTATPIPRTLQFSLMAARDMSVIKTPPPNRQPVQTQLIGFNEEQIRDAIIYELNREGQILFINNRIENLDVLAGMIKRLVPMARVAIGHGQMEGKKLEKIMIDFMEGNYDVLISTTIIESGLDVPNANTIFINDAQRFGLADLHQMRGRVGRSNRKAFCYLITPPLDVITSEARKRLQAIEQFSDLGSGFNIAMKDLEIRGAGDLLGAEQSGFFAEIGFEAYQQILNEAIEELKEDEFSDLFVEENEKKEFITDVQIDTDFELLIPDQYVNKVEERFSLYQKLSEITKEEELTNFKNELIDRFGKLPDQTQDLLKSVKLKWISKYIGFEKLLIKNNVLLAYFPINAQSKYYQSDTFKKVLEYLQNNPSDASLKQKNVHDNLQLYLRKDKILKIDDVLYFLERIHAFIDE; translated from the coding sequence TTGAAAACAAATTCCATTATACACTCAATTTTTCCGCTTTTAAAAAAGAGTATTTTAGATTCGGAAGTATCCATTTTTTTAGAAGAAAAAAGTATCATAAAACTATCTGTATTAGGTGCGGCAGGTTCCTACCTTAACATTTACAGCAGTTATTTATATAATTCTTTGAAAAAAACGGTATTGTTACTCTTTTCCGATAAAGAAGAAGCAGCGTATGCTTTGAATGAAATCGAAGATATATTCGGAAAAGATACAGTTTTGTTTTATCCTACCTCTCATTTAACTCCCTATCAGATTGAGGAAGTCCAAAACGCCAATGTGGTTTTAAGAACGGAAGTGATTAACAGCATCACGCAAATGCAAAATCCCAAAATTATAATTACTTATGCTGATGCTTTATCTGAAAAAATAATTACTAAATCTGAATTACATTCGATTAGTTTTAAAATAAAAACAGGTGAAAAGATTGATGCAGATTTCCTTAATGAAACGCTTTTCAGTTTTCATTTTAAACGAACCGATTTTGTAACTCAACCCGGTGAATTTTCTGTAAGGGGAGGGATAGTAGATGTTTTCTCCTATTCTGATGAAAAACCCTATCGTATAGGTCTTTTTGGTAACGAAGTGGAAACTATACGTAAATTTAATATTGACACTCAACTTTCCGAAGAAAAGGTTGATGAATTTATGATTGTTCCCAATATAGATCATTCGCACAGAGAAACTATGAAAGTTTCATTTTTAGATTATCTGCCTTCGGACACTATATTTATAAGTAAAGATTTTTCTTTGACTTTAGCTAATATTGAAAAAAAATTTTCAAAGGCAGAAGAGGTTTATGCTACCTTATCGCAAAATATAAAACGCAGTGAGCCTAAAGAGCTTTATATACAATCCCATGAGCTTATTTCTAAAATAGTTCAGAATTCATTTATTGAATTCTCCTCAATCCCTTATTTTAATGAATTTAAAACAGTACGGCTGGATCAAACAGAGCAACCGAGTTTTCATAAACAATTTGATTTGTTAGGGCAAGATTTGCTTGAAAAAGAAAAATCACATTATAAGAATTACATTGCGTTTCAATCCGAAAAACAGGAAAGCAGATTACAAGATATTTTTTCAGAAATTGAAAAAGAAGTGCCTTTTATAGGTTTTCATGCTAATGTAAGTAAAGGATTTATAGATCATAATTCTAAATTTCTAATTTATACAGATCATCAAATTTTCGAAAGATATCACCGATATAATTTACGAAATTCATTTTCTAAGTCGGAATCCCTAACACTTAAAGAGTTAACAGACTTGAAAGTGGGAGATTATGTAACCCATATTGATCACGGGATCGGTAAATTTATGGGATTGGTGAAAATTAAAAATGATGATAAGTTACAAGAAACCATCAAACTGGTATATAAAAATAATGACATCTTATATGTAAATATCCATTCCTTGCATAAAATCTCAAAATTTTCAGGAAAAGAAGGCGCAGAAGTTACTCTTAACCAATTGGGATCGGCAGCGTGGAAAAACCTTAAGAATAAGGCAAAAAGAAAAGTTAAGGAAGTTGCTTTTGACCTTATAAAACTTTATGCTGACAGAAAAACTAAGAAAGGATTTTCTTTTTCACCCGACGGATATTTACAAAATGAACTGGAAGCCTCTTTTATGTATGAAGATACTCCGGATCAAGAAAAAGCTACCCAAGACGTTAAAAGCGACATGGAAAAACCTATTGCTATGGATAGGCTTATTTGTGGGGATGTAGGATTTGGTAAAACGGAAATTGCCATAAGGGCAGCTTTTAAAGCGGCTACAGATGGAAAACAAAGCGCTATTATGGTTCCGACCACCATATTGGCTTTGCAACACTATAAAACTTTTATGTCCAGACTAAAAGATTTTCCTGTACGTATTGAATATTTAAATCGATTTAAAACTGCCGGACAAAAAAAAGAAATAATCAAATCTCTTGCCGATGGAAAAATTGATATTATTATAGGGACTCATCAACTTATCGGTAAGGATGTCGTTTTTAAAGATTTAGGCTTATTAATTATTGATGAAGAGCATAAATTCGGCGTATCCGTAAAAGATAAATTAAAGACATTAAAAACAACGGTAGATACGTTAACGTTAACCGCCACTCCAATCCCCAGAACTTTACAATTTTCTTTAATGGCGGCTCGCGATATGTCTGTTATTAAGACTCCGCCTCCCAATAGACAGCCCGTTCAGACTCAACTTATTGGTTTTAATGAAGAACAAATCCGTGATGCCATCATTTATGAATTAAACAGAGAAGGACAAATATTATTTATCAATAATAGAATTGAAAATTTGGATGTACTCGCAGGGATGATTAAGCGTTTGGTGCCTATGGCCCGAGTGGCTATTGGACATGGCCAAATGGAGGGAAAGAAACTTGAGAAAATTATGATTGACTTTATGGAGGGGAATTACGATGTCTTAATTTCAACTACAATTATTGAATCCGGTTTAGATGTTCCAAATGCAAATACTATTTTTATTAATGATGCTCAAAGATTCGGTTTAGCAGATTTACATCAAATGAGGGGGCGGGTAGGAAGATCCAATCGAAAAGCTTTTTGTTATCTCATCACTCCGCCTTTAGACGTTATCACATCCGAAGCCAGAAAGCGTTTACAAGCAATAGAACAATTTTCAGATCTGGGTTCCGGGTTTAATATAGCCATGAAAGATTTGGAAATACGAGGAGCCGGTGATTTGTTAGGTGCTGAGCAAAGCGGTTTTTTTGCAGAAATCGGATTTGAGGCTTACCAACAAATTTTAAATGAAGCTATAGAAGAATTAAAAGAAGATGAATTTTCAGATTTGTTTGTTGAAGAAAACGAGAAGAAGGAATTTATTACAGATGTACAAATTGATACCGATTTTGAATTATTAATACCCGATCAATATGTAAATAAGGTAGAAGAACGATTTTCACTTTATCAAAAATTATCTGAAATTACTAAGGAAGAAGAACTTACCAATTTTAAAAACGAGCTTATAGATCGTTTTGGCAAATTACCTGATCAAACTCAAGATTTATTAAAGAGTGTTAAGTTAAAATGGATTTCCAAATATATTGGATTTGAAAAATTATTAATTAAAAATAATGTTTTGTTGGCCTATTTTCCAATTAACGCTCAATCTAAATATTATCAATCAGATACTTTTAAGAAAGTTCTGGAATATTTACAAAATAACCCTTCTGATGCTTCATTAAAACAAAAAAACGTACATGATAATTTACAGCTTTATTTAAGAAAAGACAAGATATTGAAAATAGACGATGTACTTTATTTTTTGGAAAGAATTCATGCATTTATCGATGAATAG
- a CDS encoding beta-1,6-N-acetylglucosaminyltransferase: MKDKKIVILIHAHKNLECLNKLIKSLVYDNFVIYVNLDKKSDINPQQIDSSAILVKKRVNVTWGEYSIVNQTLHSLQQIVDEQEDFSHVLLISGQDYPIKSNQYIDDFFKKYKEISFIECLLITESNKYKPYIWRYDRRHYPANRILERKIHTAYKLAYKFITGKEYKIKMIHNLTPYWGSQWWNLSKEAVYYSLEFAKNKKITTFFTTTWCSDEVFFQVLLMNSNLKDKIINKNFRYIDWTNCINSPRVLSEEDFNKIIDSDNLFCRKIDKEISDSLVEKLENRR, from the coding sequence ATGAAAGATAAAAAAATAGTAATATTAATCCATGCTCATAAAAATCTTGAATGTTTAAATAAATTGATAAAATCACTAGTTTATGATAATTTTGTTATCTATGTCAACTTAGATAAAAAATCCGACATTAATCCACAACAAATTGATTCTAGCGCTATTTTAGTAAAAAAAAGAGTAAATGTAACTTGGGGAGAATATTCCATAGTCAATCAAACGTTACATTCACTTCAACAAATTGTGGATGAACAAGAAGATTTTTCTCATGTTCTACTAATTTCCGGTCAAGATTATCCAATAAAAAGCAATCAATATATTGATGATTTTTTTAAAAAATATAAGGAGATTAGTTTTATTGAGTGCTTGTTAATTACTGAAAGCAATAAATATAAACCTTATATATGGAGATATGATCGAAGGCATTATCCCGCGAATCGAATTTTAGAAAGAAAAATCCATACGGCATATAAATTAGCTTATAAATTTATTACGGGAAAAGAATATAAAATCAAAATGATTCACAATCTTACCCCCTATTGGGGTAGTCAATGGTGGAATCTATCCAAAGAAGCAGTATATTATTCACTTGAATTTGCAAAAAACAAAAAAATAACTACTTTTTTTACTACAACCTGGTGTTCAGACGAGGTTTTCTTTCAAGTTTTATTGATGAATTCAAATTTGAAAGATAAAATTATAAATAAGAATTTCAGGTATATAGATTGGACTAATTGCATTAATAGTCCGAGAGTATTAAGTGAAGAAGATTTTAATAAGATTATTGACTCCGATAATTTATTTTGCAGAAAAATTGATAAAGAAATATCCGATTCTTTAGTTGAAAAATTAGAAAATAGAAGATAA
- a CDS encoding alpha/beta hydrolase family protein, whose protein sequence is MKKKFSRILIAFILGVTFTIQSCNNEDSFIDTSSSSVENLSKASSADVPVKSEVIATFDSSALLNLKNKLQKYGVDVSSFQLDKLKASNEPTSKIVPSVKVIKVTTKTAHPNRLGGLIDVSGVLLLPPRTVISDLTKYRIIVATPPTYTNNKTAPSNLFKDVNLPDNDFLAYWTLHASNGFIVFVPDYPGFGESYRQCQHPYLDSKSMVNSTLDLLNAAKLTLSGEGYRYKTDLIVTGYSLGGFVAASIGRKIETTPSLGLSVNLLLTGGTPCNLKQIADIVRNSEKTQHTYFLTYGLWGYKQNAYPNINIRDFLKEPYASTSLSYFDGTHWDIEVNAYFSQYPKEMYTEKFIKDLDTDPSLAYMNDILHENSVTPWVNKCRFIMTHGVSDVSVYYQNAYDFSVQQKKFGGNVTFISTEGDHIIALVPYLNKATFYTALYK, encoded by the coding sequence ATGAAAAAAAAATTTTCAAGGATTTTAATCGCTTTCATATTGGGAGTGACTTTTACAATCCAATCATGTAATAATGAAGATAGTTTCATTGATACTTCTTCAAGTTCAGTAGAGAACTTGTCTAAAGCTTCTTCAGCTGATGTTCCTGTAAAATCAGAAGTAATAGCTACTTTTGATTCGAGTGCTTTATTAAATTTAAAAAATAAATTACAAAAATATGGGGTAGATGTTTCAAGTTTTCAATTAGATAAATTAAAAGCATCAAATGAACCGACATCTAAAATTGTTCCTAGTGTAAAAGTTATAAAAGTTACAACTAAAACAGCGCATCCGAATCGTTTAGGAGGCTTAATAGATGTTTCAGGGGTTTTATTACTTCCTCCAAGAACTGTTATTTCGGATTTAACCAAATACCGTATTATAGTGGCTACTCCGCCTACTTATACCAATAATAAAACGGCTCCATCCAATTTATTTAAAGATGTGAATTTACCTGATAATGATTTCTTAGCTTATTGGACTCTTCATGCAAGTAACGGATTTATAGTATTTGTGCCTGATTATCCTGGATTCGGTGAATCTTACAGACAATGTCAGCATCCCTATTTAGATTCAAAATCAATGGTTAATTCAACATTAGATTTATTGAATGCGGCTAAACTTACACTTTCGGGAGAAGGATATAGATATAAAACAGATTTAATCGTTACCGGTTATTCTTTAGGAGGATTCGTAGCGGCATCCATAGGGCGCAAAATTGAAACTACCCCTTCACTTGGGCTTTCTGTTAATTTATTGTTAACCGGAGGAACTCCATGTAATTTAAAACAAATTGCGGATATTGTTAGAAATTCAGAAAAAACTCAACATACTTATTTTTTAACATATGGTTTGTGGGGGTATAAACAAAATGCGTATCCTAATATAAATATTAGAGATTTTCTTAAAGAACCGTATGCTTCAACCTCTTTGTCTTATTTCGACGGAACTCATTGGGATATAGAAGTAAATGCATATTTTTCACAATATCCTAAAGAAATGTATACTGAAAAATTTATCAAAGATCTTGATACAGACCCTTCTTTAGCTTATATGAATGATATTCTTCATGAAAACAGTGTAACCCCTTGGGTAAATAAATGTAGATTTATTATGACGCATGGAGTTTCTGATGTATCTGTATATTATCAAAATGCTTATGATTTCTCTGTACAACAGAAAAAATTTGGAGGTAATGTAACTTTTATTTCTACTGAAGGAGATCACATTATCGCTTTAGTTCCCTATTTAAATAAAGCGACCTTTTATACTGCTCTTTATAAATAG
- a CDS encoding alpha/beta hydrolase, with protein sequence MKKFTFRLIIYSLLGLLLTLQSCSNEDSLDEVSSSAVDSDQALSKSLSWGSGEYEELGSLDYNTLLEIRENLIKSGIHVSDLKINEPSKTQKSPLEVQVLKVKTKTAHPNRLGGTIDVSGVLLLPAKTILNSIFKHRIIVAPPPTYTYNKMAPSNVFQGFKWMDNDLHFNYLAFWTLQALNGFIVFFPDYPGFGDSYKQCQHPYLDSKAMVNSTLDLLKSAQRTLTKKGYKYKKDLIISGYSLGGFVASSLAREIETNPSHGQSVSLLFTGGTPCNLKQITDLVRTAEKTQHHFFLTYGVWGYKKNAYPYININDFLKEPYASKSLSWFDGTHYELIVNLYFSNRPKDIYTEKFIKNLDTDPSISYMNDILYENSVKPWKNKCRFIMTHGTSDISVYYQNAYDFSKQQNQSGGNVTFISTVGDHIIGMIPYYTKATFYTLLYK encoded by the coding sequence ATGAAAAAATTTACCTTTAGACTTATTATTTATTCTCTATTGGGTTTACTATTAACCCTACAATCGTGTTCAAATGAGGATAGCCTTGATGAAGTATCTTCGAGCGCTGTAGACTCAGATCAAGCATTATCTAAATCTTTATCTTGGGGATCTGGCGAATATGAAGAATTAGGCTCTTTAGATTACAATACCTTATTAGAAATAAGGGAAAATTTAATTAAATCAGGGATCCATGTTTCTGATTTAAAGATAAATGAACCTTCTAAAACACAAAAATCACCACTTGAAGTTCAAGTGTTAAAAGTAAAAACTAAAACCGCTCATCCCAATCGATTAGGAGGAACTATTGATGTGTCAGGAGTATTGTTATTACCGGCAAAAACCATTTTAAATTCCATTTTTAAACACCGCATAATTGTTGCTCCGCCACCCACTTATACTTATAATAAAATGGCGCCATCTAATGTTTTTCAAGGATTTAAGTGGATGGATAACGATTTGCATTTTAATTATTTGGCATTTTGGACCCTTCAAGCTTTAAATGGATTTATTGTTTTCTTCCCGGATTATCCCGGATTTGGAGATTCATATAAACAATGCCAACATCCTTATTTAGATTCTAAAGCTATGGTTAATTCAACATTAGATCTTCTAAAATCAGCGCAAAGAACTTTAACTAAAAAAGGATATAAATATAAAAAAGATTTAATAATCAGCGGATATTCTTTAGGTGGTTTCGTCGCTTCATCTTTAGCTCGGGAGATAGAAACAAACCCTTCACATGGACAATCCGTTAGCTTATTATTTACAGGAGGAACCCCTTGCAACTTAAAGCAAATTACAGATTTAGTTAGAACTGCTGAAAAAACCCAGCATCATTTTTTTCTAACATATGGTGTATGGGGATACAAAAAAAATGCATATCCGTATATAAATATCAATGATTTTTTAAAAGAGCCGTATGCTTCCAAATCTCTTTCTTGGTTTGATGGAACTCATTATGAATTAATTGTAAATCTATATTTTTCAAACAGACCAAAGGATATATATACCGAAAAATTTATTAAAAATCTCGATACAGATCCGAGTATTTCATATATGAATGATATTCTTTATGAAAACAGTGTTAAGCCGTGGAAAAACAAATGTAGATTTATTATGACTCACGGAACTTCAGACATTTCTGTCTATTATCAAAATGCATATGATTTTTCAAAACAACAGAATCAATCGGGAGGAAATGTTACCTTTATATCTACTGTAGGTGATCATATTATTGGTATGATTCCTTATTATACCAAAGCTACATTTTATACCTTGCTATACAAATAG
- a CDS encoding endonuclease, producing MKKNFILLLWAIAHVMLVAQIPNYYDSIDFSKDGEELKSDISSLVTATHTTWLYYSNTKNPDVWKTLKLSDIDPENSDQNTVLLIYGYNDDPQDVMHNRIRSVDSSCHKSSCKGLWTREHVFAKSLANPKLVTSSRGPGTDAHNLRAVDQQYNIRRSNRNFAEGTGNSGNVSSTGFYPGDEWKGSVARIIMYMHVRYPGQCEAKNTAESTYTYSVEMPDLYLKWNAEKDPTLFEKLRNEVIYNIQGNRNPFIDNPYIATLIWGGPRALNTWGYLLMDEVIKSEEYKVYPTVTSENFVYVKGRDIKAIYIYNISGNLINYIVNFDDTQIPIPNQVGIYYIKLVTKKGEQSFKIIKKP from the coding sequence ATGAAGAAAAATTTTATCCTTTTATTATGGGCAATAGCCCATGTAATGCTAGTTGCTCAAATTCCTAATTATTACGATTCTATTGATTTTTCAAAAGACGGAGAGGAATTAAAATCAGATATCTCATCTTTAGTTACTGCTACTCATACTACCTGGTTGTATTACAGCAACACTAAAAATCCGGATGTTTGGAAGACCTTAAAATTGTCGGATATAGATCCTGAAAATTCGGATCAAAATACTGTTTTATTAATTTATGGCTATAATGACGATCCGCAAGATGTAATGCATAATCGAATAAGAAGTGTTGATTCCTCTTGTCACAAATCATCTTGTAAAGGACTTTGGACTCGAGAGCATGTTTTTGCCAAATCATTGGCTAATCCCAAATTGGTTACCTCTTCTAGAGGTCCCGGTACCGATGCACATAACTTACGAGCCGTAGATCAACAATATAATATCCGTCGAAGTAATCGCAATTTTGCAGAAGGCACCGGTAATTCCGGTAATGTTTCATCAACAGGATTTTATCCGGGGGATGAATGGAAGGGATCTGTAGCAAGAATTATAATGTATATGCATGTTAGATATCCCGGTCAATGCGAAGCAAAAAATACAGCAGAAAGCACGTATACTTACAGCGTTGAAATGCCCGATTTGTATTTGAAGTGGAATGCTGAAAAAGATCCAACCCTTTTTGAAAAACTTAGAAATGAAGTTATTTACAACATTCAAGGAAATAGAAATCCATTTATTGATAATCCATACATTGCCACTCTCATATGGGGTGGGCCCAGAGCCTTAAATACTTGGGGGTATTTGTTAATGGATGAAGTAATTAAATCTGAAGAATACAAGGTTTACCCAACCGTTACTTCTGAAAATTTTGTATATGTTAAAGGCCGAGATATTAAAGCAATATATATTTATAACATTTCGGGAAATTTGATAAATTATATTGTAAATTTTGATGATACTCAAATACCGATTCCTAATCAAGTGGGAATCTACTATATTAAGTTAGTAACTAAAAAAGGTGAACAATCTTTTAAAATTATAAAAAAACCTTGA
- a CDS encoding CapA family protein, with protein sequence MRFFSIILTFLVITVACKKNKVKEPEKKSYPVTESKDFLSANSDTVTITAVGDIMLGSNYPSASFLPGVNILEGIVPVLKEKTDLIVGNLEGTLFDSGGKPKECSDPNFCFVFRSPFAYGNYLKEAGFDFLSIANNHSNDFGTFGRNATEKNLKNLGIQYAGVLKHCEYAIKEKNGIRYAFIGAGHSPGLISSVHYADIKRVIKEVRPKADIIIVMFHGGGEGASYQHIPFKNEFYAGENRGNVVEFAHVCIDAGADLILGSGPHVARAVELYNNKFIAYSLGNFATYGKITLTGPNGNAPILKIKTDTKGNFISCRVISIIQSKGSKKGPEIDTNYKAYNYIKYLTYTDFPNNHFVFSPSGEIKINKR encoded by the coding sequence ATGAGATTTTTTTCAATTATCTTGACCTTTTTGGTGATTACGGTTGCCTGTAAGAAAAATAAGGTAAAAGAACCAGAAAAAAAATCTTATCCTGTCACTGAATCCAAAGATTTTCTATCCGCTAATTCCGATACTGTTACCATTACAGCAGTGGGAGATATTATGTTAGGAAGTAACTATCCTTCAGCCTCTTTCCTGCCGGGTGTCAATATATTAGAAGGAATAGTTCCTGTACTTAAAGAAAAAACAGATTTGATTGTCGGTAACTTAGAAGGTACTTTATTTGATTCCGGAGGAAAACCAAAAGAATGTTCCGATCCTAATTTTTGCTTTGTGTTCAGATCTCCCTTTGCGTATGGAAACTATTTAAAGGAGGCCGGGTTTGACTTTTTAAGCATAGCAAATAATCACAGTAATGATTTTGGTACTTTTGGAAGAAATGCAACCGAAAAAAATTTAAAAAATCTAGGTATTCAATATGCCGGTGTATTGAAACATTGTGAATATGCTATTAAAGAAAAAAATGGAATACGATATGCTTTTATAGGAGCCGGACACAGTCCGGGTTTAATAAGTTCGGTTCATTACGCAGATATTAAAAGAGTCATTAAAGAAGTGCGCCCTAAAGCTGATATTATTATTGTTATGTTTCATGGAGGAGGAGAGGGGGCATCTTATCAGCATATACCTTTTAAAAATGAATTTTATGCTGGAGAAAATAGAGGGAATGTAGTAGAATTTGCACATGTTTGCATTGATGCAGGAGCAGATCTTATTTTAGGAAGCGGACCCCATGTTGCCAGGGCCGTTGAACTCTATAATAATAAATTTATTGCTTACAGTTTAGGTAATTTTGCCACGTATGGAAAGATTACGTTAACCGGACCCAATGGCAATGCTCCTATTTTGAAAATTAAAACAGATACTAAAGGTAATTTTATTTCTTGTCGTGTTATATCCATCATTCAAAGTAAAGGATCAAAAAAAGGACCTGAAATCGATACTAATTACAAAGCGTATAATTATATTAAATATTTAACCTATACAGACTTTCCTAATAATCATTTTGTTTTCTCTCCATCAGGTGAAATTAAGATTAATAAGCGATAA
- a CDS encoding DUF6427 family protein produces MYSNSPSIKYFFPVFGLWIIFLGVFIYYLNLHVTSIIKLWEIVVVSSLSYILNTLTILYSKFKKKRKIWALAIYNLLFIPSCEEFINLPIGLSYLLLSMALLLLLDIFSKSSQLKYFNIGMFASIASLLYFPTISIVFLFLFMTIVYYKEKINISQYIAGVLVTVILTLEITFITDSFSYITNWINQLTIPTFHFEYQIPILLILLVVLVLGWISQYSNKNISEDLKISSQHTILVFYLLFWILIYAFFMGDNYALLIFVSLPVSLITSRCI; encoded by the coding sequence ATGTACTCGAACTCTCCTTCTATCAAATATTTTTTTCCCGTTTTTGGCCTGTGGATCATTTTTTTAGGAGTCTTTATTTATTATCTTAATTTACACGTTACATCTATTATAAAACTGTGGGAGATAGTTGTTGTTAGTTCATTATCATATATTTTGAATACCCTTACGATTTTATATTCAAAATTTAAGAAAAAAAGGAAAATTTGGGCGTTAGCCATTTATAATCTATTATTTATTCCTTCTTGTGAAGAATTTATAAATTTACCTATAGGTCTTTCTTACTTACTGCTTTCTATGGCGCTTTTATTATTGTTAGATATTTTCAGCAAATCTTCTCAATTGAAATATTTTAATATTGGAATGTTCGCTTCTATAGCAAGCTTATTATATTTTCCCACTATTTCCATAGTTTTTTTATTTTTATTCATGACTATTGTATACTATAAGGAAAAAATAAACATATCCCAGTATATCGCAGGTGTATTGGTAACCGTTATACTTACTCTTGAAATAACATTTATTACCGATTCTTTTTCATATATTACTAATTGGATAAATCAATTAACCATTCCAACATTTCATTTTGAATATCAAATCCCTATTTTATTAATACTTCTTGTTGTATTAGTTTTAGGATGGATCAGTCAATATTCAAATAAAAATATTTCCGAAGATTTAAAGATTTCTTCGCAGCATACTATTTTAGTTTTTTATCTTTTGTTCTGGATTTTAATTTATGCTTTCTTCATGGGAGATAATTATGCCTTGTTGATATTCGTTAGCCTTCCGGTAAGTCTGATCACATCCAGATGTATTTAA